A single Anopheles arabiensis isolate DONGOLA chromosome 2, AaraD3, whole genome shotgun sequence DNA region contains:
- the LOC120908753 gene encoding tensin-4-like, producing MNCTAINSNQIETTPNNLPRLMGGMGTATPLSTSHTPTSRTAKATICSGPGGTGGSVGTTVFFHRTTNNLLDVPRTANSSEEENSPTELNTCRKLTEKPPLVKRLTMGILRTAEDSRPLVHSSSSPSSSSSSSQTISDGYVNEGICADTAETTLSTTVFTTCSSNSNKLSGSATSATNTTTPTMAAGSSTMRSPLTPGTSLGAAGTSILFDAGGPRYNHTATTLLYPPAVPLRNDSLSLKEQHELKGAPWFQAGIPREISLEVLSRQNPGAFLVRQSTTKPGCFALSLRVPPPAPKVAHYLILRTIRGYKIKGFTKEFTSLRALITHHSVMPELLPVPLALPRPPQIVHRQEDPETYGSLNDFQNMITE from the exons ATGAACTGCACCGCCATCAATAGCAACCAGATCGAAacgacaccaaacaacctGCCCCGGCTGATGGGGGGCATGGGCACGGCGACACCTCTGTCCACCAGCCACACACCAACCAGCCGCACGGCCAAAGCGACCATCTGCAGCGGCCCGGGCGGTACGGGCGGTAGCGTAGGGACGACCGTGTTCTTCCACCGCACCACCAACAACCTGCTGGATGTGCCGCGCACCGCCAACAGCTCCGAGGAGGAAAACTCACCGACGGAATTGAACACCTGCCGCAAGCTGACCGAAAAGCCCCCGCTG GTGAAACGACTAACGATGGGTATCCTCAGGACGGCCGAAGATAGCCGACCGCTCGTGCACAGTTCGTCCTCGCCGTCGAGCTCGTCCAGCTCCTCCCAGACGATCTCGGACGGGTACGTGAACGAGGGCATCTGTGCCGACACGGCCGAGACAACGCTCTCGACGACAGTGTTCACtacctgcagcagcaacagcaacaaactgTCCGGTTCGGCAACATcggccaccaacaccaccactccGACGATGGCCGCTGGCAGCAGCACAATGCGAAGTCCGCTCACGCCGGGAACGTCGCTGGGTGCAGCGGGAACCAGCATACTGTTCGATGCCGGTGGCCCCCGCTACAATCATACGGCGACCACCCTGCTCTACCCACCGGCCGTTCCGCTGCGCAACGATAGTCTCAGCCTGAAGGAACAGCACGAGCTGAAAGGGGCGCCCTGGTTCCAGGCGGGCATACCGCGCGAAATTTCGCTCGAGGTGCTTTCGCGCCAAAACCCGGGCGCATTCCTGGTGCGCCAAAGCACAACCAAACCGGGCTGCTTCGCGCTGTCGCTACGTGTACCGCCGCCGGCCCCGAAAGTGGCTCACTATCTAATACTAAGAACGATACGGGGTTATAAAATTAAG ggttttacgAAAGAGTTTACATCCCTGAGGGCACTGATAACGCATCATTCGGTGATGCCGGAGCTGTTGCCCGTGCCGCTAGCACTACCGCGACCGCCCCAGATCGTTCACCGGCAGGAAGACCCGGAGACGTACGGTTCGCTGAACGACTTTCAGAACATGATTACCGAGTAA